The Paraburkholderia hospita DNA segment GACCCGGAATATACGGTGCTCGGCCGTGTCGCGCGTCGCATCTGGGCCGTCGCGATGCGCGACCGCTATGGCGCGAACGAACGCAGCCAGAAGCTGAAGTATCACGTGCAGACCTCGGGCCGCAGCCTGCACGCGCAGGAAATCGACTTCAACGATATCCGCACCACGTTGCAGGCGCTGATCGCGATCTACGACAACTGCAATTCGCTGCACACGAACGCGTTCGACGAAGCGATCACCACGCCGACGGAAGATTCGGTGCGCCGCGCGGTCGCTATCCAGTTGATCATCAATCGCGAATGGGGACTCGCGAAGAACCAGAATCCGAACCAGGGCAGCTTCATCATCGACGAACTGACGGATCTCGTCGAAGCGGCCGTGCTCGCGGAGTTCGACCGGCTCACCGAGCGCGGCGGCGTGCTTGGTGCAATGGAAACGGGTTATCAGCGCGGCCGCATTCAGGACGAATCGATGCTGTATGAGCATCGCAAGCATGACGGCTCGTATCCGATCGTCGGCGTGAATACGTTCCTCGGCGCGCATGCGCACGACGCGCCGCCGCCCATCGCGCTCGCGCGCTCGACGGAAGAAGAAAAGCAGGGGCAACTGAAGCGTCTGCGCGCGTTCCAGTCATCGCGTGAAAGCGAAGCGCCGGCGATGCTGGAACGCCTGAAGCAGGCCGTCATCGACGATGAAAACGTTTTTGCCGTGCTGATGGAGGCGGTGCGCGTCTGTTCGCTGGGACAGATTACGCATGCGCTGTTCGAAGTGGGTGGCCAGTACCGGCGCAACATGTGACGCCATCCTGAAACGAAAAGGCCGCGTCTGCGGCCTTTTCATGTCTTCAATGCCAACGATTCAGCGACCAATCCCGAGCCGCGTTTTCGCCGCCTGATACTCGTCCTTCAGACGCGCAACAAGCTCACCGACGCTCGGCACATCGTGCATCAAACCCACGCCTTGGCCTGCGCCCCAGATGTCTTTCCACGCTTTCGCCTTGTCGCCGCCGAAGTTCATCGCGGTCTTGTCCGACTCAGGCAGCGCATCGGGATCGAGTCCCGCGCTCTGGATGCTCTCGCGGATGTAGTTGCCATGCACGCCCGTGAAGAGGTTCGTGTAGACGATGTCGGCGGCATTCGCGTTGATGATCGCCTGCTTGTAGCCTTCGACGGCATGTGCTTCCTTCGTCGCGATAAAGCGCGTGCCCATGTACGCGAGATCGGCGCCCATCGCCTGCGCGGCGAGAATCGAGCCGCCGTTCGCAATCGAGCCGGACAGCACGATCGGGCCGTCGAACATGCGCCGCACTTCACCGACCAGCGCGAACGGCGAGGTCGTGCCCGCGTGGCCACCCGCACCCGCCGCGACGAGAATCAGACCATCGACGCCCGCATCCAGCGCCTTCTGCGCGTGACGCAGATTGATCACGTCGTGCAGCACGATGCCGCCGTAGCTGTGCACGGCATCGACGATCTCCTTCGCGGGCGCGCGCAGGCTCGTGATGAAAATCGGCACCTTGTGTTCGACGCACACGCGAATGTCGTGTTCGAGCCGCGCATTCGACTGATGCACGATCTGATTCACGGCAATCGGCCCGATGACAGCGTCCGGGTTCGCCGCCTTGTGCTCGGCAAGCGAGGCCTGAATCTGTGTCAGCCATTCGTCGAGCAGTTCGGCCGGGCGCGCGTTG contains these protein-coding regions:
- a CDS encoding NAD(P)H-dependent flavin oxidoreductase, which codes for MALPAVLQNLALPVVASPMFIVSYPELVLAQCKAGIVGSFPALNARPAELLDEWLTQIQASLAEHKAANPDAVIGPIAVNQIVHQSNARLEHDIRVCVEHKVPIFITSLRAPAKEIVDAVHSYGGIVLHDVINLRHAQKALDAGVDGLILVAAGAGGHAGTTSPFALVGEVRRMFDGPIVLSGSIANGGSILAAQAMGADLAYMGTRFIATKEAHAVEGYKQAIINANAADIVYTNLFTGVHGNYIRESIQSAGLDPDALPESDKTAMNFGGDKAKAWKDIWGAGQGVGLMHDVPSVGELVARLKDEYQAAKTRLGIGR